One Hordeum vulgare subsp. vulgare chromosome 4H, MorexV3_pseudomolecules_assembly, whole genome shotgun sequence DNA window includes the following coding sequences:
- the LOC123449456 gene encoding uncharacterized protein LOC123449456: MPELQYMQQPMPLQDTGQVQRQQHYQVSRPGRGFDPTRGHDRDIQFYRSIARAPKLEFPKFDGTNPMEWLRTTEKIFSMVYVPEEAKWGYAQMYLTGKADVWLRNSGILEENLTWDQFCDVIIKRFSGDRSYEIVEKFNSIKQGQSSVSEYTDTFEEKMAAYKKENPRVTESYYVKCYINGLKPEIKNYLKPFKPPTLSDAVETARDMELGVLAQGNQKKLTSFNGYQKPNNPNPVPDKFRPNDRKDTDTKTNTRPEPKYREPGTCRYCGGKWFFGHKCAQYKTLNLMATEEATEQEHPNDC, from the coding sequence ATGCCTGAACTGCAGTATATGCAACAACCAATGCCACTTCAGGACACAGGGCAAGTACAGAGACAACAACACTATCAAGTCTCTAGACCTGGGAGAGGTTTTGATCCTACCAGAGGCCACGACAGAGACATCCAATTTTACAGGTCTATAGCCAGAGCCCCCAAACTGGAGTTTCCCAAGTTTGATGGCACAAATCCTATGGAATGGTTGAGAACAACAGAGAAAATTTTCTCCATGGTCTATGTGCCAGAAGAAGCAAAATGGGGCTATGCACAGATGTATCTCACAGGAAAGGCAGATGTGTGGCTAAGAAACTCTGGCATCTTAGAAGAGAACCTGACATGGGACCAATTTTGTGATGTGATAATCAAGAGATTTTCTGGTGACAGATCATATGAAATTGTggaaaaattcaactccattAAGCAGGGCCAAAGTTCTGTCTCTGAGTACACTGACACATTTGAAGAAAAAATGGCAGCTTACAAAAAAGAAAATCCCAGAGTAACAGAATCATACTATGTAAAGTGTTATATCAATGGACTCAAGCCCGAAATCAAAAATTACCTCAAGCCTTTCAAACCACCTACCCTGTCTGATGCAGTAGAGACCGCAAGGGACATGGAGCTAGGAGTGTTAGCTCAAGGTAATCAAAAGAAATTAACATCCTTCAATGGCTACCAGAAACCAAACAACCCAAACCCCGTGCCTGACAAATTCAGACCCAATGACAGGAAGGACACTGACACCAAAACAAACACAAGGCCTGAACCTAAGTATAGGGAACCTGGCACTTGCAGGTACTGTGGTGGCAAATGGTTCTTTGGTCACAAGTGTGCTCAGTACAAAACTCTGAATTTGATGGCTACAGAAGAAGCAACAGAACAGGAACATCCTAATgactgttag